Genomic segment of Sarcophilus harrisii chromosome 4, mSarHar1.11, whole genome shotgun sequence:
acaagaagaattggactttgaaataatgtacacttaacctgtgaaggaaatcaaaaatgcaggcggacaaaaatagagagattgggaattctatgtagtgcttcacacttatttcccagagttcttttgctgggtgtagctggttcaattcattattgaacaaatggagctgatttggttcatctcattgttgaaggtggccacgtccatcagaattgatcattatatagtattgttgttgaaatatataatgatctcctggttctgctcatttcactcaacttcaattcatttaagtctctccaggcttctctgaaatcatcctgctggtcatttcttacagaataataatattccataagattcatataccacaatttattcagccattctccagttgatgggcatccactcaatattcagtttctagccactataaaaagggcttgCCCACAaatattttgacacatacaggtccctttcccttctttaacatctctttggggtataagcccagtagtagcactgcaactttttgaacatagttccaaattgatgaGCTCCATTTTCATAGGATTATATAgctttataatagaatttctGAACCTGGGGGgctatgaacttgtttttttgaaatattttaatagtcttatttcaatatcattggtttcctttgtaattttgtatattttatattcttcaaaacattattctgaggagtccaagAACTTCTCCAGATTGACAGCGACGGGCAGGAGGGAAGAGAGATGTTTGTGCAGTTGTTTTAGATGCTCACTTAGGGATgttcacttggggttttcttggcagagatactgcagtggcttgccatttctttcatctttcagatgaggaagctgagacaaataAGCTTGAGTGATttcccagctaataagtgtttgaggtcagatttgagttcaggaagaggaatcttcctgattgGGCCCAACCCCTGCCTCTGGTGCCATCTCATTGCCAAGAACTTTTGCTATATCATGTTGAGGGACAAGGaggttcaaatctaacttcattGCATTGTCATgttgaagaaatggaagctgccagggattgagtgacttgcttaggacAATTTAGGATTAAATACAGAATGTCAGCATAAGTTTTCTGGGCGTGAGCACACACAGATATACCCCTACACACGATCTAAGAAAACCTTGGCCTCCAACCATTCACAGAGCTCCTTCATAGGATTCATGTTACATTGTTTCTGGGTGTGATTGAAAAGCAGCGGTTCCCTTGCTTCTACAGCAGTGACCTACCGTGGCTGGGAGGGGTCTCAGCTGAGAGCGGGAGGCCACCTATGAGAAGTGCTTGTGGGTCGCTTCCTGTGCCTGGCCAGCTCAcagcttctcttcttttttttttttttttaatttatttttttttattatagctttttacttaccacatatatgcctaggtaattttttagcattgacaattgcaaaaccttttgttctaatttttcccctccttccccctcccccagatgtcaggttgacgaataaatgttaaatatgttaaagtttaagttaaatacaatatatgtataccacAGCTTCTCTTCTGCTGCTTGTTTTTCACAGCCCTCTGTTGTTACTCTTTGGCATTCATGAGATTTGCCTATAAGGTACAACCTCGCAACTGGCTCCTCTTTGCCTGCCATGCCACGAATGAAGTTGCCCAGATCATCCAGGGAGGCCGGCTTGTCAAATACCAGTAAGTCATTTGttttaggaaggaaaagaaagaatctaaATCGGAACTCCTGCAGCAGGCTTGTTTAGATGTTTGCCAGATGCAGTAGGGCCCTTTTATAGGCAGGAGACAGGGCCAATTAAGTGCTGAGAGTTTCATTCAAATCTTGGCAAACAATACTGCCAGGTTTTTTATGGTACATTaactttgtaaagtttttttttttttttaaacagccagacattttgcatttttattaaattgggaATTTTAATGAATGTTGGTTTAAAAGTGCTATTCTTGTTTGGGTTTGAATTGGACTCAAATATTAGATGATTGCCATGTGATCTTGATGctcactgattttctttttctttacaggATGACTAAAAAAGCCTCTGCATAACAATAGGAGGGAGATATTGTACCCTGCTGCAGTGACAGCATTTCCAGTGACAGCTGCTGAGACACAGATTCTATCACACACATGGTCTTGttaaaaaagacaaacaacatcTTTTCATTAGCCAGACTTATTTCTTTAGAAAGAGCCAAGAGTCCCTAAAATAACTCTTTGCTGCCTTACAAATACTTaacatattctctctttttaaagagtGGTTCCAATTATGCAACTAATTTAATGGTCTCAATGATGGTTTTAAtctgaaataatatgtatattagcTCTTGATCATGAAATTTATCTTATGAAAAACTGAAGAGAACAAAGCTTGTAACTTCGAGCACTTAAGTACACAGAAAATTTGGTTTGTCTTATAATAGTCACAAGGCAGTATTTGGCTGCCCATGTGTTTTATTTCCTATCAAATAATTATTGAACCAGTTATCTGTGTACTTCCATGCAGTGTGCATGGTCAAAATGCTATAACTTAATTGCAATAAATCATTGAAACATTAAATTTCCTCTGAGGATATTAACTTGGAAACTTCTCTGTTCTCCTCCTtgaattttttccaacatttaaCACCACTGAATGGTATAGTACCTGAGCAGAAAGGTAAGTCTAAAGAAGTACATTCCAAAAATGAAAGACAGCCCATATGCATGCACAGAGGTGGGAGAAGGAAAACCCATGAAGATGGGGAGAATAGGTTCCATTTTTGCTACAACAAAGTGtgtgaacaaaaaagcaaaaacagcccTTCCCTTTAAAGAACTTAGATTCTCAGAATACACATAAACAGATAATCTACCAAATATATAACTGAGGAAATGGGAAAGCAGCCTTAGGAGTTTTCCTGGAGGAAGTTACACTTGATCTGGCTTACAAAGTCTTACTTTTACTTATCTAATTTCTGTCCTGTTCTCTACAGCTGTAGTATCACCACTTAAGTTCAGACTCTCATTACCTTGAAACTATACTATTGGGGTTGCTTCCAGATTGGTCTCTCCAGCCTCATCTAATTTCAATCtatcacacagctgccaaaaaaATTTCTACAAAGCTCATATTTGACCATATCCCTTCCTTTCCCTACTCTCAAACCTTCAAGAGGTTCCCTATTGCCTTTTAGGatgaaatgtaaattccttaatcTGGTACTTAAGACTGTCCAAAGTCAGATTCCAACCTACCTTTTTAGCCTTTTTTCACTTTGCTATTTTTATATACacttacatattatataatataatgtattatatacacaAATCAAAAAGAGTATTAACTATCCCTCCAATTAAGTTTGGAAGTATAGTTAATAGTCTTTTTGATCTACTTTTGTGCATATCACAGCCCTCTCTTCCATTCCTGAAATgtgatagatatatatatatatatatatatatatttttttaatagccttttattttcaaaatataaagatagttttcaacattcactcttgcaaaaaccttgtatttcaaaattttccctccctttctcttcccctagatagcaagtaatccaatatatgctaaatatatataattctttcatacatatttccacattcatcatgttgcacaagaaaaatcagatcaaaaagaaaaaaaaataagaaaaccaagtaagtaacaacaaaaaaggagaaaaaacaatgttgtgatccacattcgaTCCCCAATAATACTCAATACtactctgggtgcagatgaccctccatcacaagtctattgaaattggcctgaatcacttcattgaaaagagccatgtccctcAGAAGTGATTACATCAGAGTCTTCTTGTTgctttatacaatgttctcttggttctacccacttcacatatcatcagttcctgtaaggctctccaggcctttttgaaattatcttgctgatcctttcttatagaacaataatttgaaatgtaatactttattcttatctttcaacattctttttcttcaaagctcagctcagatAATGGCACCATGAAGCCATTCCTATCCCATCACCaccttattaaaaataatctctcAGATTTTCCTAGAGCACAATTCATGGATCTTTTATCTCCTACACATTCTGCCAAATTACCTATATTAATATCATTCTCCACTGTCCCCCCTCCCCATATTTTACCTGGCCTCAACACCTCATACATAACATAGTGGGGTTAAAAAATTGAATGTTTGCATAAAGAGATGGTGCTACATGTTAGGGAGGAAGTGTCAACCCAAAGAAATGACTCCAATGGAAGAATTCCAAGAAATCATGGGGTAGAGATTTTGTGAAAAGGCTTATTCAAAACACAAATCTAtgttcttaaattatctctagGGTTTGTGATCAGTGAAAACTCTTAATCTCTTTGTGTGTCAAAAGCTTTTCTGATATAAATCTTCTTTGAGAAGATACATAAGTTTAGAGAAGCTTAATTTTTTGGAGCCAAGTAACAAATTTTCTTAATGGAAAGAGCTCTTTCTTGCCTAGAATCAGATGATCTGAATTCTTAGGCAGTCCAGATCTGTGGTCTATTTAGAaccaaaaagaacaatttttagaaatgaggaagttggatttgaacacaggtccatTTATACCAAACAGCCCTTTTTAACAACATACGTCATGGTTTGTTGCTAAAATGTTAGGTTGTgggaaaattcaattttaaataataaaagagcTGCTGGTTGGTTCAGAGGAATAAAGTACTGAGCCCTCTCCTTGTTCCACTAAAGTCCCCTTGGCTCAGGTGAAACCATGGATGTGATGGAGCCAAACTCACATTCATTAGTTCTCTGTCTCCTATGTTGGAACATGGTTTAAGGTTTAAGCTTTGGctcatttcccccccaaaaggTAAGGGAGTAGAAGACTGAGTGTACAATGCATATCAGATATGAAATTCCTCTGTACACAAGAAATGCTAAGACAAAAAATTGAAGCAATTGGGAGAATAAGGAATTTTCtctatccattttaaaaaaatattttaaaacatttaagaaaaaagagaaaaggaatacaaaacaaaatgaaactacaaaagagaacattgtcatgtgctcagcagaacatcggaggattcaaaatatataaaaacaaataccaaTTGAAggaagtatatttttatatattagtagaagaaattttattcatgAGTGTCTGTCTTCAATTCCTTATAAACTGTTCTTTGTTActcaccttttttactttattctttttccctctttcattcccCCTCATCACTCCCAGAGTATAATTTAAAAAggacatatttatttatacataaatatatatatgtacacacacacatatacatatatatatatatatacacacacatctctttcctatccctgctgactctgctttaattctgctcttaacttaacttttctattacttcccttctcccatccttccttttcttcccctaccctttgcttccctgtctGCCCATCACTCTCTTATTTCtgtatagattttggagggtgctatacccttcatggtatatatgtagtgttgacCATTTAACCCATTCCCCATGTGTGTAGGTTTTCATAACTATGAgtcctcctcccctctctaatattctgtgtctattcttcctctacatctcatttatataacataattactatttttaactaaaactctgccccaatctttcttttgagctgccccATGGTTGATGCCAGTGTTAAACATGTGATAATCAtttctcatggaaaaaaaaaatttgtccatgttgaattccttgaagccgatctttgatattggctcttaatatattaaattttctagtaagttcaggtttggttgatagaaagtcctgaaaaaatctgcaagtttgtacAATGTCCATTTTACcttgttcaatattatagataattttgctggatatatttttggccacaggcccaATTCTTCTGATTGttggacctgtggtcttttatggCTGCTGAtaaagtcctgtacaattctaattgtggctctaacatatttgaattttttttttcccttgtttcttgcaaaattttctctttcatttggggcttttgaaatttggcaatgatgTTCTCATGTGTTTTCCACATAGAAAaatctttgaggtggtgatcagtgggtttttttctatttctattttcccttcttgttctacCCCTACAGGACAATTTTCCTGGATTATTTCtcgcattattgtgtcaaggtcctttttctggtcacaattttcaggcagtccagttagtcttatattttttctttttgatctgttctctagatctgtcgTTTTTcgtatgtttcacattctgtcctattttttattctttataatttgttttgttatttcttggtcttatagcttcactggcttccctttgcctgattctaatttttaaaatgttatttttgcctttgagaCTCTTATtaccttttctagttggttaactttattttttcataatcttgtttttcttggattgtttttatttttatttattttagtttttcctcaatgtctcatttgatttttaaatccttttttaagTTTGTCTATGAATTCTCTCTGGGAAGGGAGCCATTTCACGTTACTCTTTGGAGTAAAAGCTTGTTTTTACTTCAGtattctctgaagatgaactccaatcttccctgttcccatagtatgtttctatggtggggttctttgtgggctaattatttttttaaatcagaggtATTAATGTAAGTACTTCTAATCCTGGGGTGAGGAGTattggtgcctctagcttcacttcagctctcccccctgaccaggaaccccaaaccaagagctccatactccagcaagtgcccacagcccGCAGTGTTTCTGACCTCTGCCTGTGCACTCACTGGGggctggttccttcttgctctGCAGCACAGCTTGgtctggcattcctaatcagcccaGTTCCCTC
This window contains:
- the MPC1 gene encoding mitochondrial pyruvate carrier 1 isoform X2, whose protein sequence is MQKSPEIISGRMTFALCCYSLAFMRFAYKVQPRNWLLFACHATNEVAQIIQGGRLVKYQMTKKASA